DNA sequence from the Bradyrhizobium diazoefficiens genome:
GTCGCCAACTGGAATCTCGGTGCCGCCAAGGGCCCTTACGAGGACCTCGATGGCTTCATGCATCACGCCGACGCGCTCGCGGAAAACCTGCTGGAAAATGGCATCTCCGCGATGAAGATCTGGCCGTTCGATCCTGCGGCGCAGGAGAACAAGGGCCTCTACATCACCGCCGCGCAAATGAAGCACGCGATCGAGCCCTTCGAGAAGATCCGCAAAGCGGTCGGCGACAAGATGGAGATCATGGTCGAGCTCCACTCGCTGTGGAATTTGCCGACCGCAAAGCAGATCGCGCGCGCGCTCGAGCCCTACAAGCCGACCTGGTACGAAGACCCGATCCGCATGAACTCGCCGCAGGCGCTGGCGGAATATGCCCGCTCGACCGACGTCTGGGTTTGCGCCAGCGAGACGCTGGGCTCGCGCTTCCCCTACAAGGACATGCTCGACCGTGACGCGATGCATGTCGTGATGGCGGACCTCTGCTGGACCGGCGGCCTCACCGAGGGCCGCAAGATCGCGGCGATGGCGGAAACATATCACCGGCCCTTCGCGCCGCACGACTGCATCGGCCCGATCGGCTTCATCGCGGCCATCCACATGTCATTCAGCCAGCCCAACACGCTGATCCAGGAATCGGTGCGCGCCTTCTACAAGGGCTGGTACAATGAGCTCGTCACCACGATGCCCACGATCAAGGACGGCTATGTCTTCCCGGTGGAAGGACCCGGCCTCGGCGTCGACCTTCTGCCCGCCGTATTCGACCGCTCTGATCTGACCGTGCGCCGCTCCAACGTTTGAGGATATTTGAGATGAGCACCGCCCTCTTCGACCTTTCCGGCCGCACCGCGCTCGTGACCGGCTCCTCCCGCGGCCTCGGCCGTGCGATCGCAGAAGGCATGGCCAAGGCCGGTGCCAGGATCATCGTCAACGGCGTAGATCCCAGGCGCGTCGAGCAGGCCGTCGCCGAGTTTCGCGCCGCCGGGCATCAGGCCGAAGGCGCCGCGTTCAACGTCACCGACGAGCCCGCGATCGTCGCGGCGTTCAATGACTTCGACAAAAAGGGCATTGCGGTCGACATCGTCGTCAACAATGCCGGCATCCAGCACCGCAAGCCGCTGGTGGAATTCACCACCGACGAATGGCGCAAGGTGATCGAGACCAACCTCACCAGCGCCTTCGTGATCGGCCGCGAGGCGGCCAAGCGTATGATCCCGCGCAAGCACGGCAAGATCATCAATATCGGCTCGCTCGGCAGCGAGCTCGCACGTCCGACCATCGCACCCTACACCGCCGCCAAGGGCGGTATCAAGAATTTGACCCGCTCGATGGCGGTGGAATGGGCCCAGCACGGCATCCAGGCCAACGCGATCGGGCCCGGCTATATGCTCACCGACATGAACGAGGCGCTGGTCAACAACGCCGACTTCAACAACTGGCTGATGGGCCGCATCCCCTCCAAGCGCTGGGGCAAGCCGGACGAGCTGGTGGGCGCCGCGATCTTTCTCGCCTCGGACGCCTCCACCTACGTCAACGGCCAGATCATCTATGTCGATGGCGGCATGATCGCCGCGATGTAATTGCGAACAAGGAAAAGAGCCCATGCGCGCAGTCGTCATCCACGCCCCGAAGGATCTGCGGATCGACCTCTATCCCGATCCGGCGCCCGGCCCGGGCGAGGTCCGCGTCAAGATCGCCAATGGCGGCATCTGCGGCTCCGACCTGCACTACTACCATCATGGCGGCTTCGGCGTGGTGCGTATCCAGCAGCCGATGGCGCTGGGCCACGAGATCGCCGGCGTGGTTGCAGCGGTTGGTGACGGCGTCACCAGCGTGAAGCCGGGCACGCGCGTTGCGGTCAATCCGAGCAAGCCGTGCGGCCAGTGCCTGCATTGCCAGGAGGGCATGCGCAACCAGTGCCTCGACATGCGCTTCCTTGGCAGCGCGATGCGCTTTCCGCATGTGCAGGGCGGGTTTCGCGAGTTCATCACGGTCGATGCGACGCAGGCCGTGCCGATCGCCGACAAGCTCTCGCTGGCTGAAGCCGCGGTCGCCGAGCCGCTCGCAGTGTGCCTGCATGCCGGCAAGCAGGCCGGCCCCCTGCTCGGCAAGCGCGTGCTGATCACCGGCTGCGGCCCGATCGGCGCGCTGATGATCCTGGTCTCGCGTTTTGGCGGCGCGTCAGAAATCGTCGTGACCGATGTCGCCGATGCGCCGCTTGCGGTCGCCAGGAAGCTCGGCGCCACGCATGCCATCAATGTCGCCACCAATGCCACCGCGCTCGATCCCTGGCGCGCCGGCAAGGGCGTGTTCGACACGCTGTTCGAAGCGTCGGGCAATCAGGCCGCGCTCCGCACTGCGCTGGATGTACTGCGGCCCGGTGCCACGCTGGTGCAGCTCGGCCTCGGCGGCGAGATGACGCTGCCGATCAATTCCATCGTCGCCAAGGAACTGCAGCTCCGCGGCACCTTCCGCTTCGATCCGGAGTTCGAGCTTGCGGTGCGGCTGATGGGCGAAGGCCTGATCGACGTCAAGCCGCTGATCACGGCCACCATGCCGTTCGAGAACGCGGTGGCAGCGTTTGAACTGGCCAGCGACCGCTCACAATCGATGAAGGTGCAGCTGACGTTCTAGGGCAAATTTTGCGACGTTGCACTGCAGTAAGCGTGCCGCTTTGCGCGGCTCACGTTCTGTCCTTTAATGCCGGGACGACAATTCCGTTCGCGCCAGGTGCCGCCGATGTGGAACCGCCCGAGATTCGATCTCAAGGTCCGTCTGACCTTGCGCGTGGCCGCGATATCGGCCGCCTGCTTCGCCGCGATCTCCGCCTATTTCCTCATTACGACCGACCGCGCGGCCCATGCGCGCATCGACGGCATCGCCGCCATCGTGGCGAAGACGCTGGAGCTGCAACAGGGCAAGGTGCTGTGGGGGGCGAATCCCCGCTCGGACTTCCCCAACCTCGACCCCGTCTCGGCCTATGTGATGACGCCCGGCCTGTGTCTGGCCTTCCGCGGCACGAGCGGCGAGATGCTCCAGCGCTTCTGTAGCGGCGCGCCAATCCCGGAGGACCCGCCGCCGCAGATCTTCACGGCCTTCTATCACAGCCTGTTCGACCCCGGCCGCGAAGCGGCGCGGACCGTGATCCTGCACGGAACGAAGCGCGGCGACGCCGTGGTCTCGGTCGATCCGGCCGTGCAGACGGCGGAGGCGTGGCACGAGGCCGGCCGCCTGATGCTGGCGCTGGCGATCGCGCTGCCGCTGTTGTGCGTCCTGGTCTATGCCGCACTGGCCCGCGCGCTGCGCCCGACCCGCATGATCCGCGCCGGCCTCGAGCGGATCGCCGCCAACGACCTCACCGCGCGGCTGCCGCCGTTCGATCTCGCCGAGCTCTCCGCGGTTCGCGACGTCTTCAACCATCTCGCCGAAAGCCTCGACAATGCGCTGGCCGAACGCGCCGAGTTGACCCGGAAACTGATCGCGCTCCAGGACGAGGAGCGCCGCCATCTCGCCCGCGAGCTGCATGACGAGTTCGGCCAGTCGCTCGCTGCCATCCGCGCGCTCGCCTCCTCCGCGCGCCAGACCGCCGCGCAGGATTGCCCGTCTTTGCTTGGCGAATGCGACGGCATCGCGCGGACCGCAACCGGCATGATGGAGACGCTGCGCGGCGCGCTGTTCCGGCTGCGCCCGCCAGATGTCGAGGAGCTGGGACTCGTTGCCAGTCTCGAAGGGCTCGTTGCCGGCTGGAATGGACGCAGCCGCGGCGAGACCCGTTTTTCGATCCGTTTCGACGGCTCGTTCGAGAGCCTGCCGGCGGCAATCAGCGCCAGCCTCTATCGCATTGTGCAGGAAGCGCTCACCAACGCCGCCAAACATGCCGATGCCACGAAAGTAGACCTCGAACTGACGATGCACGCCGACGAGATTGCGCTCGCCATCGACGATGACGGGCGCTCGACCGACCCCGCCGCCAAATCCGGCATGGGCCTGCTCGGCATGCGCGAGCGCGTCGCGGCCTTGCGCGGAAGCTTGAGCTTTGAGGCCGGGCCGCACGGCGGCTCCGCACTGCGCGTGGTCATCCCGCTTGTATCAGCCAATCCGCAGACGCTGGAGCACGCGGCATGACCGCGACCATTCTGCTGGTCGACGACCATTCCGTGGTCCGCGAGGGCTATCGCTCCGTGCTTGAGAAGCAGCCGGGCCTGCGCGTCATCGCCGAAGCCGGCGACGGCGCGGAGGCCTATCGGCTGTTCAAATCCGAGGCGCCCGACCTCGTCATCATGGATCTCAGCATGCCCGGCATTGGCGGCGTCGAGGCCGTCAGGCGGATCAGGCAGTGGGACAAGACGGCGAAGATCCTGGTCTTCACCATGCACGAGAATGCCGGTTTTGCCCTGCAGGCAATCCGCGCCGGCGCGAGGGGGTATGTCACCAAGACCAGCCCGCCGGAGACGCTGGTGCGCGCCGTGATGGACGTGCTTGCCGGCAAGATCGCGATCAGCCCTGACATCGACCACGAGCTTGCGCTCAGCCGGATCAGCGGCGAAAGCTCGGCCGCCGACGTGCTCACCCCGCGCGAATTCGAGGTGCTTCGGCTGCTGCTCGCCGAAAACACGACGGAGGAGATCGCCGAAACGCTACACGTCAGCCCGAAAACGGTGGCGAATTTGCATTCGCTGATCAAGGACAAGCTCGGCGTCGGCTCCGACATCGAGCTGGTCCGGCTCGCGCTGCGACAGGGAATTTTGACGCAGCCCGATCTCGGCGCCGCCTGATCGTCAGGCGAGATAACGCGTGAGATAGCCTTCCATGGCGTAGAGCGCGCATAGCGCGAGGCTCGACCACACCGCGGCGCTGAAATACAGGAACATCCAGGTCAGCTCGCCCTTCCAATGCGCGATGTCGTGGGACACCACCCAGCGCGTCGCGACGTCATGCAGGCCTTCGAGGAAGCCGAGGAACCTGCCGCCCTCTTGGTGCCCTGCCCGCCAGCGGCTGAGATACATCGGCACGTCGACGGTGACGAGGAAGGCGAGGAAGCAGGCGATGCCGATGATACCTGACATCAGCGCCCAGCGCACCACGCCCTGGAATTCCGGCATCAAGCGGCACAGCGCGATGCCGGCGAGAAAGAAGGTCACCGCCCACAGCGAGTTCTCGATCGCGTTGAAGAGGAAGTTGGTGGTCACCACCGCATACCAGGAGAAGCACTCCGCGACGATGATGATGGGCACGATCACCAGCGCGATGTTCGCCGCGGTCTCGGCGCCCGTCATCTGACCGAGCTGATGCAGGATGATGGCCCATTGCGCGGCGAAGCAGAGCTCGGCCACGGTCGCGACCGTGCGGCCGACGAAGACGCTGGAGAGCCAGGTATCGAACAGGCAGATGCGCTGCACGTCGGCGCGCGGCAGCACCGAACGGAAGGCGCATCCGAACACATAGCCCGCGCACAGCAGGAACATCAGGCCGATATCCGAGCCGCCGCCGACGCTGCCGGCCACGGTCGGATAGAACTCGCGGTACAGCATGAACCAGACGAGAATGTTCGCCGCACTGACAAGCGTCAGGGACCCCCACCACCACGCCAGGGGATTTGACCGCGCCCGCCACTGCAACATCAATCGCTCCGCTGTAGTCAATATGACATCCAACGGTATCAATTCTGTCATAAATTCGTCGTTCCACGCGACAAAAATTTGCGTGACGGCACTGTCATAATTCGCCTGCGCGCTGTCATAATCGCCAAGGCGCCCACGTTTCCAAGCCTATTCCGGGGACGCCACTTCGACGGCGCCCCCGAATCACGCGGGACATTTATTTCTTCAGCCCGCCGACATAGGCCGCGAGCTTGTCCAGCGTCTGGTAGCCGTATTCAACGGCGCCGAAGCCGATCATGCCGTCGCGCTGCTCGGTGCTCGCTGCCAGTTGTCGCATCATCAGCACGGTCTTGCCGTTGGCCTGCTCGGCAAAGCTGATGATGAAGCGGAACATGCTGGGATCATCATCCTGGTCGACGCCGTGGTCCATCTCCATCAGGTGCGGCCGCTCGATGCGGCGGAAGCGCATGCGGTTCGGATAGACGGTGCCGTCGGGGCCGATCATGTTGAAGCGCCAGACGCCGCCGACCCGCACGTCGATTTCGAAGGTCTCGATCTTGAATCCCTTCGGCCCGAACCATTGCGGCAGGTGCTTTGGATCGGACCACGCCTCGAATACCAGATCGCGCGGCGCGTCGATCACGCGCGACATCACGATCTCGCGGTCCATCGACCATTGCGACAGGGCAGCATTGGCAGAATTCGTCATCGTCAGTCACCTTTCCGTTTACTCGTCTTGCTGGTGGTCTTGTCAGCTGTCTTGGCCGGCCGCCTGGCAGCCGCCCTCTCCTTCTTGAGCTTCATGACATAGGCCTCGAACCGGTCGAGCCGTGCCTCCCAGATCGCGCGCTGGTGCTGGAACCAGTCTTCCGCACTGAGGAGCGCGTCCGGGCTGAGGCGACAGGTGCGCACGCGGCCGGACTTCTCCGACTGCACCAGACCGCTCAGCTCCAGCACGTGGATGTGCTTCATGAAGCTTGGCAGCGCCATGTCGAAGGGCTTGGCGAGTTCGCCGACCGAGGCCTCGCCGGCGCACAGCCGCATCACGATCGCCCGCCGCGTGGGGTCGGCGAGCGCTGCGAAAACCTGGTCGAGCTGCGTTAATTGGTTAGCCATGTAGCTAACTATAACCATGTCGCCTTGCGGTGTCAACAATTGTTAGCTCTACAGCTAAGTATTTCTCGGCGAATGTGGAACTCGCAACGCGCAATCGTGAATTGGACGCCGGCCCGCCCTGGCTAAACTGACCTCCGGGGGCCTACCGCATCATTCGTCAGAGCACGTGTCGCCTGTTGTCACCTCACCGCAAATCACCCGGCGCTCCCTCGCCCGCGCCGCGCTTGTTCCCTTTGCAATCGCGCTCGCTGGTCCACGCCGTGCCGCGGCGGATTCGGACATGATCGCGCAGATGCGCGACATCGTTGCGGCGGAGCTTGGGCCGACGGCAACGCCGGACCACCCTGGTGGCCTCGCCGCCGCGCTCTACGCCGGCCGCCATGTCGAGTTTTTCAACTACGGCTTTGCCGACGACGCCACCAAACGGCCGGCGACACCGGACACGCTGTTCAACCTCGCTTCCTTACGAAAACCGTTCGAGGCGACACTGGTGGCGCTCGGCACGCTCCGTGGCGAGCTGCGGCTCGACGATCCCCTGCCCAAATATCTGCCGGGACTGAGCGGCGAGTACGTTCGCAAAATCACCGTCGGCGAGCTCGCCACGCACACCTCCGGGCTGTTGCTACCGACCGATCACCCACCCTGGCCGAACGATTCCTACTCGCAGGCGCAATTCATCGCGATGCTCAACGCCTTCGCGCCGCCCGCAGGCATTGCGCCCGGCAAGCAGCGCATCTACAGCCATGCTGGTTACGTGCTGCTTCAGCTCGTGCTCGAGCGCTGCTATCGCACGCCGGTCGCAAAGCTGATCGAGAGCCGCGTCCTCACGCCACTCGGCATGCACGCAACGACCATTCCCGAACGCGGACCGGACAACCGCGCGATCATGGACGAAGCCATGATGCGGCGGGTCGTGCAAGGTTATTCCGACCAGGGCACCGCGATTGGCCCGATCGGCAACCAGCAGAGCTATTTCGACTTTCCCGGCACCGGCCAGATGTTCTCGTCCGCGCGGGATCTTGCGACATTCGCCGCGACCTGCGTCGACGGTCGCACGATCGACCCTCGCTTGCGCGAGGCGCTGCGGATGACGCTGCGAGAGAGCTTTCGTGTCGAGGACAAGTTCGGACAAGCCATGGCCTGGGAGACCGTGCACCTTCCCGGCGTCACCGTCGTCGACAAGCCGGGCGGCCTCAACAACGCCTCCGGCTACATCGGTCTCGTGCCGGCGCACCGAATCGGCATCGTGTTGCTCGCCAATCGCGGCGACTATCCGCACGAAATCGCCCGCTACAGGATTTTGCCCGCGCTGGCGAGGCTGATGACCCACGGCTGACAAAAACAGAAAGCCCCAACCAGGCCGGGGCTTTCCACGATGATCAGTATCTGGCGACGACCGGTCCGCCGAACTTATAATTCACACCGACGCGCACAATGTTCGACTTGATCTCGAATGAGTGGGTGAAGGTCTGGGCCGGCAGCGGCCCACCAACGAAGAGGTTATTGCTGGTCATGCTGGCGCGACCGAGATCGACATAGAGATATTCGGCTTTCAGCGACCAGCCGTTGCCGACGGCATATTCGCCGCCAACACCCGCGGTCCAGCCGATCCTGGTATCGCGGATCGCGCCGGACTCGGTCGCGGCTGCGAACGTATCGGTGAAGCTGAAATTGCCCTTCACGTCGGCGATCGCCGCACCGCCGGTTGCGTAAATGAGCCAGCTCGGCGTCGCGAGGAAGCCGATGCGGCCGCGGATCGTGGCGAGCCAGTCGGACGAGACCTGCGAGTTGATGGAGAAGCTGGTCGGCGCGCAGCAGGGATAGAGCGCCGAGCCCGACGCGCTGCCCTTGAAGCCGAAATAGTTGATGTCGCCTTCGAGACCGAACACGGCATTGTTGACCTGCCAGTTGTAGCCGGCGGTAAAGCCCCCGGTCACGCTGGCGCTATTGACGTGCTGCGCTCCGACTGCCGCGATGGCAGACACGCTCGAATCCGCGAAGTACGATGCCACCGGAAACAGTGTGGTCGTTCTCGGATCCGCGCTGCCCCATTGTCCGCCGACATTGCCGCCGACATAGAATCCGGTCCAGTTGTAGGCCGCCGCCATCATCGGCGCCTTGGTGTAGTGCGCCGCGAGGTCGGCCGCCTGCACGGAGGCGGTGCTGAGTA
Encoded proteins:
- a CDS encoding mandelate racemase/muconate lactonizing enzyme family protein, with amino-acid sequence MKITSIETLRTEEFSNVIWVRVHTDTSVIGLGETFYGAGAVEAQIHDTFAGRLLGRNPLHIEAIHRDMLNLPMAQSSTGVEYRAASAIDIALWDLFGKVCNQPVHQMLGGLCRDKQRIYNTCAGTQYVRSTNISPVANWNLGAAKGPYEDLDGFMHHADALAENLLENGISAMKIWPFDPAAQENKGLYITAAQMKHAIEPFEKIRKAVGDKMEIMVELHSLWNLPTAKQIARALEPYKPTWYEDPIRMNSPQALAEYARSTDVWVCASETLGSRFPYKDMLDRDAMHVVMADLCWTGGLTEGRKIAAMAETYHRPFAPHDCIGPIGFIAAIHMSFSQPNTLIQESVRAFYKGWYNELVTTMPTIKDGYVFPVEGPGLGVDLLPAVFDRSDLTVRRSNV
- a CDS encoding SDR family oxidoreductase, giving the protein MSTALFDLSGRTALVTGSSRGLGRAIAEGMAKAGARIIVNGVDPRRVEQAVAEFRAAGHQAEGAAFNVTDEPAIVAAFNDFDKKGIAVDIVVNNAGIQHRKPLVEFTTDEWRKVIETNLTSAFVIGREAAKRMIPRKHGKIINIGSLGSELARPTIAPYTAAKGGIKNLTRSMAVEWAQHGIQANAIGPGYMLTDMNEALVNNADFNNWLMGRIPSKRWGKPDELVGAAIFLASDASTYVNGQIIYVDGGMIAAM
- a CDS encoding L-idonate 5-dehydrogenase — protein: MRAVVIHAPKDLRIDLYPDPAPGPGEVRVKIANGGICGSDLHYYHHGGFGVVRIQQPMALGHEIAGVVAAVGDGVTSVKPGTRVAVNPSKPCGQCLHCQEGMRNQCLDMRFLGSAMRFPHVQGGFREFITVDATQAVPIADKLSLAEAAVAEPLAVCLHAGKQAGPLLGKRVLITGCGPIGALMILVSRFGGASEIVVTDVADAPLAVARKLGATHAINVATNATALDPWRAGKGVFDTLFEASGNQAALRTALDVLRPGATLVQLGLGGEMTLPINSIVAKELQLRGTFRFDPEFELAVRLMGEGLIDVKPLITATMPFENAVAAFELASDRSQSMKVQLTF
- a CDS encoding HAMP domain-containing sensor histidine kinase is translated as MWNRPRFDLKVRLTLRVAAISAACFAAISAYFLITTDRAAHARIDGIAAIVAKTLELQQGKVLWGANPRSDFPNLDPVSAYVMTPGLCLAFRGTSGEMLQRFCSGAPIPEDPPPQIFTAFYHSLFDPGREAARTVILHGTKRGDAVVSVDPAVQTAEAWHEAGRLMLALAIALPLLCVLVYAALARALRPTRMIRAGLERIAANDLTARLPPFDLAELSAVRDVFNHLAESLDNALAERAELTRKLIALQDEERRHLARELHDEFGQSLAAIRALASSARQTAAQDCPSLLGECDGIARTATGMMETLRGALFRLRPPDVEELGLVASLEGLVAGWNGRSRGETRFSIRFDGSFESLPAAISASLYRIVQEALTNAAKHADATKVDLELTMHADEIALAIDDDGRSTDPAAKSGMGLLGMRERVAALRGSLSFEAGPHGGSALRVVIPLVSANPQTLEHAA
- a CDS encoding response regulator transcription factor, producing the protein MTATILLVDDHSVVREGYRSVLEKQPGLRVIAEAGDGAEAYRLFKSEAPDLVIMDLSMPGIGGVEAVRRIRQWDKTAKILVFTMHENAGFALQAIRAGARGYVTKTSPPETLVRAVMDVLAGKIAISPDIDHELALSRISGESSAADVLTPREFEVLRLLLAENTTEEIAETLHVSPKTVANLHSLIKDKLGVGSDIELVRLALRQGILTQPDLGAA
- a CDS encoding SRPBCC family protein yields the protein MTNSANAALSQWSMDREIVMSRVIDAPRDLVFEAWSDPKHLPQWFGPKGFKIETFEIDVRVGGVWRFNMIGPDGTVYPNRMRFRRIERPHLMEMDHGVDQDDDPSMFRFIISFAEQANGKTVLMMRQLAASTEQRDGMIGFGAVEYGYQTLDKLAAYVGGLKK
- a CDS encoding metalloregulator ArsR/SmtB family transcription factor, with the translated sequence MANQLTQLDQVFAALADPTRRAIVMRLCAGEASVGELAKPFDMALPSFMKHIHVLELSGLVQSEKSGRVRTCRLSPDALLSAEDWFQHQRAIWEARLDRFEAYVMKLKKERAAARRPAKTADKTTSKTSKRKGD
- a CDS encoding serine hydrolase, producing the protein MIAQMRDIVAAELGPTATPDHPGGLAAALYAGRHVEFFNYGFADDATKRPATPDTLFNLASLRKPFEATLVALGTLRGELRLDDPLPKYLPGLSGEYVRKITVGELATHTSGLLLPTDHPPWPNDSYSQAQFIAMLNAFAPPAGIAPGKQRIYSHAGYVLLQLVLERCYRTPVAKLIESRVLTPLGMHATTIPERGPDNRAIMDEAMMRRVVQGYSDQGTAIGPIGNQQSYFDFPGTGQMFSSARDLATFAATCVDGRTIDPRLREALRMTLRESFRVEDKFGQAMAWETVHLPGVTVVDKPGGLNNASGYIGLVPAHRIGIVLLANRGDYPHEIARYRILPALARLMTHG
- a CDS encoding outer membrane protein — translated: MKKSLLAVASVVLSTASVQAADLAAHYTKAPMMAAAYNWTGFYVGGNVGGQWGSADPRTTTLFPVASYFADSSVSAIAAVGAQHVNSASVTGGFTAGYNWQVNNAVFGLEGDINYFGFKGSASGSALYPCCAPTSFSINSQVSSDWLATIRGRIGFLATPSWLIYATGGAAIADVKGNFSFTDTFAAATESGAIRDTRIGWTAGVGGEYAVGNGWSLKAEYLYVDLGRASMTSNNLFVGGPLPAQTFTHSFEIKSNIVRVGVNYKFGGPVVARY